In the Burkholderia multivorans ATCC BAA-247 genome, GGTCGTATTCGGCTGCCTGCAGCACCGCGCGCGACGCGCGGTCGCCGGCCCGAACCAGCATCTCCGCGCGCTCGCCCGGTGCGAGCAGCAGCGACGTGACGCGACGCGGTGCGCCGAACAGGCCGCCGTCGGTGCCGACATGCTCGAACGCGCGGCCGTCGTCGAACGCGACGCACAGGTAGCGCGCGCTGCACGCGTTCCACACGCGCCAGCGTTCGTCGCCGGCGACCTCGATCCGCGGCCGGCGCGCACCGTTGACGAGCACGAACTGCCCTTCACGACCGTTCATCCAGTCCATCATGTCGTTCGGCGGAATCGTCCCGTCGCGCGCGAGCTTCAGATCGGACACGAACAGGTGGCGCTCGGGCCAGCCCGCGAGCGGATCGTCGGCCGCACGCACGACGAACGGCCCCGCGAGCCCGCGGAACACCTGTTCGGCCGTCATCATGTGCGGATGCGGGTGATACCAGTACGTGCCCGCGCTGCCCTTCGGCAGCGTGAAGCGGTAGACGCGCGACGCGCCCGGCGCAACGGCATCGGACGGATTGCCGTCCTGATCGGGCGGCACCGGCAGCCCGTGCCAGTGAATCGTCGACGGCTGCGGCAGCTTGTTCTCGAACCGGATCTCGACCGTATCGCCCTCGCGCACGTCGATCAGCGGACCGACGACGGGGCCGTCGGCGCCGGCGCCGAACTGCCAGAACGTCGTCGGGCGCGCACCGCGCAGCAGCGGCCGCGCGACCGGCTGCGCGGTCAGCGTCGCGCGGAACGTGCCCGGCTCGCGACTTTCGTTGACGAGCGTGCGCAAGACGGCCAGCGGCGCGCCGGCCGGCAGCGCGTCGGCTGCCGCCAGCGCCGCAGGCGCGGGCCGGTTAGCGTGCTGCCCGTGCCCGGACATGCCGCCCATTCCCGGCATGTCCCGCATGTCGTCCATGCCCGCCATACCGGCATGTCCCGCATGTTGCGCCCATGCACCGCGTGCGACGAGCGATGCCGCCGCGACCCCGATCGCGCGCGACAGAAAGGTTCTTCGAATCATCAATCGTTCCTCGTTATTCGTGCGGCGGCAGCGGCGCCACGCGGACGGGCCGCATACCGCGGGCACGATGCGAAGCCGTGCCCCGCGCCATCATAACCGCGCGTCCGTACCGCGACGCGCGAGCGCCGCTCGAGCGGCGATACGTCGCAGCGCAGCCTGCGCATCGCGCGCCGGTTCTGCGCTCAGCGCATGGCGATTCCCACCTATTGGGCGCGCCCGCATAGTCGTCGATCGCCAAACCGCCCGTTTTTTCACGATGCGGAAAGAATCACTGCGTTATAAAAATTCGTGGTGCACGGCACAAATTCGCCGTTTCGCGATGCCGAAAAACGTTCCGCAATACAAAACGAAGCGCGTATCTCTTTGTTTTTACAAGAACAATTTTCTATCGAGTCGCCGTTCTACGCGCACCATCCGGACCGTCGCCGGACGTAGACTTTGTTCCATGCACTGACGCTTCGCGAGGATGGTCGATACCGGACCGGACGCAAGCAGCCAGTCGAGCCAGGGCCGGTCGAACCGGCGGCACGCACAGAATCGCTTGTGATCAGAAAGGGAGAACGGAAATGATGGGATTTCGCTTTGGTTCAGCGCTCGGGTCGTTCTACATCCTGCCGGGTAAGGGCGGCTGGGAAGCGACGTTCGGCAACGCCGTGCTCGGCGCATTCTCGTGCCCGGAACACGCGGCAGACCACATCTCTCGCGGCGACTGCCCGCAGTTGTCCGACCTCGATACCGCGACGCTCGAAGTGCCGCACGAAATCGCCGAGTGGGAAGTCGTCCACGTCTGAATGACGCCGGCTGCCCAAGCAAAACGCCCCGGACCTCCGGGGCGTTTCTCGTTGCGCTCGGGCTGCCGTCCGTCGGGCGGCAGCCGGTCAGCGCCGCCGCATCCGCCGGCCGGCGCCGGTCGCGATCAGAGCGCGTCGACGATCGCGTTGAGCGTCGCGCTCGGGCGCATCGCCTGGCTCGTCAGGTCGACGTTCGGGCGATAGTAACCGCCGATATTCTGCGGCTTGCCTTGTGCGGCCGACAGTTCCTCGAGAATGCGCGCCTCGTTGTCGGCGAGCGCCTTGGCGACACCCTCGAACTGCGCCTTCAGCGCCGCATCCTCGTCCTGCGCGGCGAGCGCCTGCGCCCAGTAGAGGCACAGGTAGAAGTGGCTGCCGCGGTTGTCGAGGCCGCCCACCTTGCGCGCCGGCGACTTGTTCTCGTCGAGGAACTTGCCGGTCGCCTGATCGAGCGTCTTCGCAAGCACGAGCGCCTTCGGATTCTGGTACGCGTTGCCGAGGTGCTCGAGTGAAGCGGCAAGGGCGAGGAATTCGCCGAGCGAATCCCAGCGCAGGAAGCCTTCCTCGACGAACTGTTGCACGTGCTTCGGCGCCGAGCCGCCTGCGCCCGTTTCGAACATTCCGCCGCCCGCCATCAGCGGCACGATCGACAGCATCTTCGCGCTGGTGCCGAGCTCCATGATCGGGAACAGGTCGGTGAGGTAGTCGCGCAGCACGTTGCCGGTGACCGAGATCGTGTCCTTGCCCGCGCGGATGCGCTCGAGCGAGAAACGCGTCGCTTCGACCGGCGTCATGATGCGGATGTCGAGACCGTTCGTGTCGTGATCCTTCAGGTAACGCTCGACCTTCGCGATGATCTGCGCGTCGTGCGCGCGCGCCGGATCGAGCCAGAACACGGCCGGCGCGCCGGTCGCGCGTGCGCGGTTCACCGCGAGCTTGACCCAGTCCTGCACCGGCGCGTCCTTCGTCTGGCACATGCGCCAGATGTCGCCCGACTCGACCGCATGCTCGAGCAGCACGTTGCCCGCTTCGTCGATCACGCGCACGACGCCGTCGGCCGGGATCTGGAAGGTCTTGTCGTGCGAACCGTATTCCTCGGCCGCCTGCGCCATCAGGCCGACGTTCGGCACGCTGCCCATCGTGACCGGATCGAACGCGCCGTGCTGCTTGCAGTCCTCGATCACGGCCTGGTAGACGCCCGCGTAGCAACGGTCCGGAATCACGGCCTTCGCGTCGTACAGTTCGCCGTCCGGGCCCCACATGCGGCCCGACTCGCGGATCATCGCCGGCATCGATGCGTCGACGATCACGTCGCTCGGCACGTGCAGGTTCGTGATGCCCTTGTCGGAGTTCACCATGGCGAGACGCGGACGCACCGCGTACTCGGCCTTGATGTCGGCTTCGATCGCTTCGCGCGTGTCGGCCGGCAGGTCCTTCAGACGCGCGTACAGATCGCCGATGCCGTTGTTCGGGTTGAAGCCCGCCTTGGCCAGCACGTCCGCATGCTTTTCGAGCGCGTCGCGATAGAACACCGAGACGACCTGACCGAACAGGATCGGATCGGACACCTTCATCATCGTCGCCTTCAGGTGCACGGAGAACAGCACGTCCTGCGCCTTCGCGTCCGCGATCTGCGCTTCGAGGAAGCTGCGCAGCGCCTTGCGGCTCATCACCGACGCGTCGATCACTTCACCGGCCTTCACGGCCGTCTTTTCCTTGAGGACCTTCTTCACGCCGTCGGCCGTGGTCAGCTCGATCTTCACGCTGCCCGGCTCGGCGATCAGCGCCGACTTCTCGCTGCCGTAGAAGTCGCCTTCCGTCATGTGCGCGACGTGCGCCTTCGAGCTCGACTGCCATGCGCCCATCTTGTGGGGGTGCTTGCGTGCGTAGTTCTTCACCGACAGCGGCGCACGGCGATCGGAGTTGCCTTCGCGCAGCACCGGGTTTACCGCGCTGCCCTTGATCTTGTCGTAACGGGCCTTGATCGCCTTCTCTTCGTCGGTCGACGGCTCTTCCGGATAGGCCGGCAGCTTGTAGCCCTGTGCCTGCAGCTCGGCGATCGCAGCCTTCAGCTGCGGCACCGACGCGCTGATGTTCGGCAGCTTGATGATGTTCGCCTCGGGCTTCAGCGTGAGCTGGCCGAGCTCGGCCAGATCGTCGGAACCCTTCTGCTCGGGCGGCAGGATGTCTGCAAATGCCGCGATGATGCGGCCCGCGAGCGAAATGTCGCGCGTTTCGACGGCGACGCCGGACGAACGCGTGAAGGCCTTGACGATCGGCAGCAGCGAATAGGTCGCGAGCGCGGGCGCTTCGTCGGTGAGCGTGTAGATGATCTTGGGCGAAGTGGACATGGTCGATGCGTTGCTACGTGAAAGTGGGACTGAAGATCGCCGGCGGTAACCGGCGGGGAGCGACCGGGTCGGTCGCGAAAAGGGGCGCGCCGGCTAGCCGGGCGGGAATGTTGCGAGGGCCGTCATGTTCTACCTTGCAGGGCTTGCGGGCCGCCTCGCGGCGCCGCGGCCCGGAGCCCGGGCCGCCCTGCCAAAGCTGCCATTCACGAAACGCCCCGGCGCCGGCAGCAGGCGCCGGGGCGGCCGGCTGCGCGCCGGCCCACCCCGGAAGGAGTCTTACATGTTCTCGATCAGCACTTCGCCGAAACCGGAGCACGACACCTGCGTCGCCCCTTCCATCAGGCGCGCGAAGTCGTACGTGACGCGCTTCTGCAGGATCGACTTCTCCATCGCGGCGATGATCGTGTCGGCCGCTTCCGTCCAGCCGAGGTGGCGCAGCATCATTTCGGCCGACAGGATCTCGGAACCGGGGTTCACGTAATCCTTGCCTGCGTACTTCGGCGCCGTGCCGTGCGTCGCTTCGAACATCGCGACCGAATCCGACAGGTTCGCGCCGGGCGCGATGCCGATGCCGCCGACCTGCGCGGCCAGCGCGTCCGAAATATAGTCGCCGTTCAGGTTCAGCGTCGCGATCACGTCGTATTCGGCCGGGCGCAGCAGGATCTGCTGCAGGAACGCGTCGGCGATCGAATCCTTGATCACGATCTCGCCGCCCGTCTTCGGG is a window encoding:
- a CDS encoding multicopper oxidase family protein, whose translation is MIRRTFLSRAIGVAAASLVARGAWAQHAGHAGMAGMDDMRDMPGMGGMSGHGQHANRPAPAALAAADALPAGAPLAVLRTLVNESREPGTFRATLTAQPVARPLLRGARPTTFWQFGAGADGPVVGPLIDVREGDTVEIRFENKLPQPSTIHWHGLPVPPDQDGNPSDAVAPGASRVYRFTLPKGSAGTYWYHPHPHMMTAEQVFRGLAGPFVVRAADDPLAGWPERHLFVSDLKLARDGTIPPNDMMDWMNGREGQFVLVNGARRPRIEVAGDERWRVWNACSARYLCVAFDDGRAFEHVGTDGGLFGAPRRVTSLLLAPGERAEMLVRAGDRASRAVLQAAEYDRGKMAMSHDDGHGSLPPDPARALADVVFAPAAPRELPATLRTVPPLGEPVAHKEVAFGEEMDMDAMMKAGVHGRPAGMRFTINGDTYAPGRVTLTSRRGDVERWTIRNATDMDHPFHLHGTQFQVIERATEGARTAEPFRAWRDTVNVRSGETVTILTTQDMAGERMFHCHILEHEDLGMMGTLKVV
- a CDS encoding NADP-dependent isocitrate dehydrogenase; the protein is MSTSPKIIYTLTDEAPALATYSLLPIVKAFTRSSGVAVETRDISLAGRIIAAFADILPPEQKGSDDLAELGQLTLKPEANIIKLPNISASVPQLKAAIAELQAQGYKLPAYPEEPSTDEEKAIKARYDKIKGSAVNPVLREGNSDRRAPLSVKNYARKHPHKMGAWQSSSKAHVAHMTEGDFYGSEKSALIAEPGSVKIELTTADGVKKVLKEKTAVKAGEVIDASVMSRKALRSFLEAQIADAKAQDVLFSVHLKATMMKVSDPILFGQVVSVFYRDALEKHADVLAKAGFNPNNGIGDLYARLKDLPADTREAIEADIKAEYAVRPRLAMVNSDKGITNLHVPSDVIVDASMPAMIRESGRMWGPDGELYDAKAVIPDRCYAGVYQAVIEDCKQHGAFDPVTMGSVPNVGLMAQAAEEYGSHDKTFQIPADGVVRVIDEAGNVLLEHAVESGDIWRMCQTKDAPVQDWVKLAVNRARATGAPAVFWLDPARAHDAQIIAKVERYLKDHDTNGLDIRIMTPVEATRFSLERIRAGKDTISVTGNVLRDYLTDLFPIMELGTSAKMLSIVPLMAGGGMFETGAGGSAPKHVQQFVEEGFLRWDSLGEFLALAASLEHLGNAYQNPKALVLAKTLDQATGKFLDENKSPARKVGGLDNRGSHFYLCLYWAQALAAQDEDAALKAQFEGVAKALADNEARILEELSAAQGKPQNIGGYYRPNVDLTSQAMRPSATLNAIVDAL